Genomic DNA from Salvia miltiorrhiza cultivar Shanhuang (shh) chromosome 1, IMPLAD_Smil_shh, whole genome shotgun sequence:
ACATACTACATATTCTcataatctctctctctttcgggTGTGTTCTGGTTCGTCCCTGCgtccctccgcttggaagtcttaatcagagccgctccttgtccgtgcctctttttgCACCGacgatcactccgtacttcgtcccTGGGCATCACAAAtggtgtattttacactgttacacatttttttttgtgtaacagtgtaaaatacactattacataAGTTTCGCAattattacacgatttttgaaaaaaatatgtaacagtgtattttacactgttacacttTTTTTCGAAGTTACACACTTTTATGTTATATACTCGAAAATATGTGTAACAGTATTAAGGATATAATTGTATATTTACGTTGGAAAatgctagttttttttttttttttccttttcttatatGTATAAGAAGggctaattgagcccattatttttttttttattttttattttttttatagcgagtattttttttgttttatttttgtctttgaAAAATTGATAAAGGGAACACtaattaaccctaatttaattataaaaaattggaTAAATAATCTAATATGAAATTAGCGTTGAAAAGCTCTAGACGAAATCTGTTAACATATATGACAGTAGCATACCAGCACCACCTCAGAGACCAGCTTACaactctctctcgatctctctctctcatcaaaAACAATTCCCATCTCTCTAAAACCAGAAAACTTacataaaacaaaagaaaaggagTGAAAATGGGGAATCTGAGAGGGCATGTGGTGTACGGAGCTGGTTTCTCTCTCATCGGTCTATGGcacctcatcaaccactccaaACTCCACACTCTCAACCCCAACTCCTTCACCGCCCTAACATGGTTCCCCACTTCAAGAATCAAATTCTTGGAGCTCTACTTCATCATGGCCGCCTCCCTCGCCGCCGTCTTCATGGACCTCTTCGGCGGCCTGCGCCGCCACCAACCCCTTGACGCCGACGGCACCATCCCCTCCTCTCACTTCCACAGCTTCGAGCACTCCGTCATCGCCCTTTCCATCTTTGCCTACGCCCTCTGCGCGTTCCTCATCGAGAAAACCCCGGCGAACCGCGGGCTGAGCAACGCCATGGCCGCCGTGGCGCTGGCGGTGGAGCTGCTGGTGTTCCACGTCCACTCCGCTGACCACATGGGGGTGGAGGGACAGTACCACCTCCTCCTGCAGGTCAAAAATCATTGATAATCTCTTCAAATTTCCATATGATATGAGATTTCATGTTCTACTTTTGGTGTCCTACTCCACCCATattccactttcaattttgttttaatcatttttttccatcaattttaatttattatatttttactataaaattaaGATAATTAACTAATGTTTACTAATCTAATTAGGGATTATAATGATTGTTTATacttattttctaattttgaattaataattaattattagggttaaataatttaaaattagggtaatataaatttttaaatttcaaatttttgtcataaatataaattaaggttaattatataatactcctattatttatttttatagtagGATATGATGtgacacaataaattatgataggGGATCTCATCTGAAAAATTCGCAAAGAAATTCGATAATTTGACGAttttataagaataaaaatatatatttttttgcttGGTGGGGCTTAAGGCCACCTCACCTCTTACTATGTCTGCCCATGTTTGCAGGCCGTGATCGGCACGACATTGGCTGCGACGCTGCTCTCGAGCGCCGGCTGTGATCAGAGCTTCTCGGTGGCGTACGTGAGGTCGGTGGGCATCGCTTTTCAAGGGGTGTGGTTGGTGAACATGGGGTTCATGTTGTGGACTCCGAGGTTGATTTTCCGAGGTTGTTTCATGAATTTGGAGGAGGGTTCAAATTTTGTGGTGAGGTGTGAGGGAGAGGAGGCGTTGGAGCGAGCTAGATCGCTCGTGAATATTCAATTTAGTTTGTTTGTTGTTGGAGTGAATGTGGTGGCTGTGGTGATTTATTTGGCCATTTTCAAGATGTATTCGAGCAAGAATGTTGATTGTGATGGCGAAGATTATGAAGGAGGGGAAGAGCACGTTTCGAGTGAGTTTCAGAAGGTTTTTGGAGCCATGGAGATGGAGTTGCACAGGTGATTGAGGTTTAATTTCAACGTATATGTAGTAGGAGTGGATTACGGatatttaattcttttttttcttgtaTATTATGGAAGTTGTTGATGGAGATTAAGTGTTTagcatggaaaaattgtgtATATTGAATGtgtgtttgtagtgtaaaagccTTCCAAATTCAATTGATATTTGAAATATTGGGGATAAACGGTACATGACAATCTTGGGAAATTTCGTGCTTTTTCTAGAGAAATTTAACTACATCAAGAAAAATATGTTGgtctaaacatcattaaattaaatatttgttgtGTAATAGTTCGTCCGACCCCAAAATTCTTTCTCCTCTACGCTAGGGTTTCTCTAGGGTTTTGAGAGAAGTAGATTTTCGCCGCCTTGGTGGGAGTTTTTTCGCTTGACGAAGTAGACGATTACATAGTGCGACCATGGATCCGGACGAGATCCAGAGGCTTGTGGACCAGTTACAACTTACGGAGGAGGCAGACGAATCCACTGTCGCGCTCCCGGCGACGCTAACTACAAACCTTAAGGATAACCTTAAATTTTGTCTTGCGGGCAAAGTTTTCGCGGGGGAAGCAAGTGAGCCGTGATCAGTTACTTCATTATCTCCCTAGCATATTAATGACACAACAGCGAATTGAAGTGGAGATTGTGGGGGCGAATTTATTCGTTGTCCAGTTTACGTCATTGCTTGATAAAAAACAGGCGTTGCATGGGGGACCGTGGCATCTTTTCCAAGATCTAATTGCTTTTGCTGAGATAGAGAGTTTTCAGAACCCTACCGATGTAAAGTTTGAGTTTTTCACAGGTTGGATCCAGTGTCACAATCTACCGATGGCTTGCATGCATCCGGATGTGGTGCGGAGGATAGGGGAACAAATAGGGACGGTGGAAAATATCGATATGGGAGCGGGTGGCATGTGTCGGGGACGGTTTGCTAGGGTTAGGGTTCGGTGGTCTCTTTCTCGACCTTTACAACGATGCGTTCGGATTCTGCCGGATGGGGAGATGCAAGGGGTcattgtacttcttctttatgAAAAATTGCCGAATTTTTGTTACCGATGTGGAAGAATAGGACACCTCTTTCGCCTTTGTGAGACTCCTGGCAAGGACAAAGAAGATTTTAAGTATGGATCGTGGCTTATGGCTCCCAAACCCATTGAAGTTCGCAAAAAGCAATCTTGGGCGGCTAAGGAGAATACAGGCGCTAAATCATCCTCGAGGTCAGAGTGGGGAGACAATAAAGATACCAATGAGACGTCAAGTAAGAGCCACTCGTCTCCCTCTGCAGGCCGTAGTGAAAGGGAGGAAAGGGAGAAAGAGGGTGATAAAGCGAGGGCGCTTGTCACGAAAGTTCCAACACATGAGGTGGAAAAGGGGGAAGCGGTGAAAATTGGTGTCGAGGGAGAGGGAGGCAAAGAGAAGCAGATTGTTGTAAGGAGGAGTGCCAAAGAAGGAGGTGGATCGAAATGGAAGAGGAGAGCGAGAGAAACAAAACTACATAGCGGGTTGGAGGGAGGATCTTTGTAGGGAGAACTGGTGTGGGGTAAGGGGGGTAGAGGAGGTAGAGGTGGGCGCGGGTTGGGAGGCAAGATGAGGGAGCTTGGATGGAAGGAGAGGGGGGGGTTTTTGCAGGAGGATGGCTCTGGAAAGGGGGAGAAAGAGCCTTCTGCTTCTAAACCGCCCAACATGGAAGAGAAGAAGACGTCCTTGATGGGTAAGAAGAGAAGTGGGAGCTCTGCTACGGCGGAGGAGGTGGATGCTCCCAGGAAGAAAGTCCTTCGCACGATTGATACACAACCTTTTG
This window encodes:
- the LOC131023874 gene encoding uncharacterized protein LOC131023874; translated protein: MGNLRGHVVYGAGFSLIGLWHLINHSKLHTLNPNSFTALTWFPTSRIKFLELYFIMAASLAAVFMDLFGGLRRHQPLDADGTIPSSHFHSFEHSVIALSIFAYALCAFLIEKTPANRGLSNAMAAVALAVELLVFHVHSADHMGVEGQYHLLLQAVIGTTLAATLLSSAGCDQSFSVAYVRSVGIAFQGVWLVNMGFMLWTPRLIFRGCFMNLEEGSNFVVRCEGEEALERARSLVNIQFSLFVVGVNVVAVVIYLAIFKMYSSKNVDCDGEDYEGGEEHVSSEFQKVFGAMEMELHR